A stretch of DNA from Limnothrix sp. FACHB-406:
GAGAGTCCTGGTTGGCCTTCAGGGATTGCACATCCGCCGCCTGCCCCGTGGGGTCAAAGGTGGCGAGCAATTGGCCCTTTTCGACCCGTTCGCCGTCTTTGACCACAATTTCCCGCACTACCCCGCCGGCCGGTGCTTTGATCGGTTTTGTGGAGTCCTTGGGCTGTAACTTACCGGCCGCCGGGACGGACTGGTCAATCTGGGCCACTGCGGCCCAAGTGATACCGCCGACCACAAAGGTCACAATCAACCAAATAAATCCACTGGCGAGCAATGCCGGCCGTTGTAGCAAGACCGGTTGCTCTTCCCGTTCGATAAAGGCCTTTAGCATTGAGTTTCACCAAATAGCAGACTGAAAGGACTGAAAGGATTGACGGGTTACAAACAAACGGGGTGAGGACGGGGGGAATCGCTAGCTAAACGACCCCTCCTGTTGTTGGAACAGGCAATAGTAGCGACCCTTCATAGCCATCAATTCCTCGTGGGTTCCCTGTTCAACCACGGCCCCCTTATCCATCAGGATGATGGAGTCTGCGTTCAGAACCGTGTTCAATCGGTGGGTGATGAAGAACACCGTGCGGTTTCGGAACTCAACGGCCAGGTTATTACAAACCTGACGTTCTGAGTTGTAGTCCAGGGCGCTGGTGGCTTCGTCCAAAATCAGGAGTTTGGGCTGTTGCAAAACGGTACGGGCGATCGCAATCCGCTGTCGTTGTCCCCCAGAAAGCCCGGTTCCCCGTTCCCCAACCACGGTGTTGTAGCCGTTGGGCAACTGCATGATGAAGTCGTGGGCGGCGGCCACCTTGGCGGCGTGAATCACTTCCTCGGTGGTGGCATCCGGGTTGGCTAGCATGATGTTTTCTTGCACCGTGCCCGTAAACAGAAGGGTGTCTTGCAGCACCATCCCAATTTGTCGGCGCAGGGAGTAGAGTTCTACCTTGCTGATGTCGTAGCCATCAATTTGGATGTAGCCAGCGGTGGGAGCGTACAGCCGCTGGAGGAGTTTCATGAGGGTGGATTTCCCGGAACCGGATTCCCCCACAATCCCTACAAAAGTGCCCGGGGCAAAGTCGAGATTAACGTTGGCTAGCTGCAAGGGCCCCGTTTCTGCAAAGCGGAAGGAGAGGTCGGAGAACTTGACGGAGCCGACCAATTCCGGCATGGGGATGTTGTCGCGATCAGCATCGCTGGACTCCGGTTGGCTGTCAACAATATCCGCCAGACGTTCCACAGAAATTGAAATCTCCTGCACCTGTTGCCAAGCACCCACCAGGCTGAGGAGGGAACCCGTGACGTTTCCGGCCAGGATTTTGAAGGCGATCAATTGCCCCAGGGTGATTTGGTTGCCAATCACCAAATAGGCCCCTGCCCAGAGCAGGGCTAGGGTAGACAGGCTGTTCAGGAAGGAGGTGGCCCCCCCGATCGTGGTGCCGGTCATGATCGTTTTGAAGTTTGCCTGGATCATGCGGGCGTAGCGCTCTTGCCACTGCCACAGCACCTTGGTTTCGATGTTTTGGGCCTTGACGGTTTGGGCCCCGGAAATCACTTCCACCATGTAGGAGTCCACGTCGGCGCGGCGTTCCGCTTGGCGACGAATGAGTTGGCGGATGATCGGGGCGGCAAAGACAATAATCCCGCCCAAGATGGGGACGACCGCCAGGGCTACCAAGGTGAGCAGCCAACTGTAAACCACCATCACCACGATGTAAATCACCGAGAAGATGGCGTTCAGGAAAACGGTGAGGGCTGTGCCGGTCAGGAAGTTCCGAATGCTGTCGCGCTCATTGACCCGACCCGCCAGCTCACCCACCCGGCGCACGTCAAAGTAGCCCAGGGGTAGACGCATCAGGTGACTGATGATGGCGGAACCGACGTTCATGTCGATTCGGTTCATGGCATCGACAAACAGGTAAGTCCGCAGGATGTTGAGGATCCCTTCAAAGACGGCCACACCCAACATGAAGAAGCCGAGGGCATCCATGGTTTCGATGCTGCCTTGGCCCAACACTTTGTCGATGATCACCTGGGTGATGATCGGCTGCACCAACCCGAAGGTTTGAACGAAGAAGGACGCGACGACCACTTCGATCAGGGCGCGTTTGTAAGGCAGGATCCAGGGAACGAACCAACTGAGACCGAATTTTTCTGGCAGTTCTTCTACGGGGGCTTCGAGAAGCAACACCATGCCGCTTTCGCCCCAGCTTTCTAGGAACTGCTGGGGGGTCTTGCGCATCACGCCTTCTTCGGGGGTGGCGAGGATGATGCGGGTTTCGGAAATGTCGTAGATGACGGCGAAGCTATCTTTCCAGGGGGTGAGGGCGGGTGCTTTCAGCCGATTGATGAGGACACCGGAAATTTGGATCAGTTGGGGCCGAAAGCCGATGGTTTGGGCGATCGCCCCGCAAACCTGCATGGAGATTTGCCCGGTGGCCCGCAGTTGATCTTCCAGGAGCCGCCGAATCCGGTCTTTGCGGAATTGCAACCCGGGCACGAATTCATTCAGCATCTGGAAGCAGGCCAGAGTGCCGTTGACGGGCCCCCGCCCCCGCACATGGGGATAGGTGGCGGGCTGGGTTAGCAGGGCTTCTCGGGGGAGTTCGGGCGGTTTTTCGGGGGCGAAGGGAATTTCGGGAACGGGAACCGGAGCTGCCGCAACGGGAGCCGGTTCGGTGACGGGGGCGGCGTTGCCGGTGACGATATCAACCGGGGGGGGAGGCGGGGCGATCGCGGCTTCGGTTTGGGGGGTGCGCTGCCGGAGCCAGTCTTGGGTGAACCCAACGACGCGGGCCGCATGGCCGCCGGTGATGGTAACGGAGCCGCTGCCGGCCCATTGCAGTCGATCGCCCGCGATCAGTTTGCCGCTGACGGTTTCCGCTTGGCCACCGCTCAGGAGCCAGACGAGTTGCGGATCAATCAGCCGTTCAAGGGTGGCCTCATCGACAATCCCTTCGGGAATGCCCATCACCTGCACTTCATCGAGCATCCGCAGGGTGATGTCTTTTAGGTTGCCGCGTCGATCGGCTTGGCGCTGAAGCTCCTGGCTGAGCAAACTGAAGAGTTCACAGAGGTTGCAGCGCGACTCCCAGGCCTGACGGAAGGTGGCCTCTTCGGCCATCACGGTCAGAAAGTCGGCGGCGGGAATGCTGATGCAGGTGGTTTCGGTGGAGGCGATCGCCGTTTCGCAGGCCACGCCTCGCAACAGCCCAGCCCAACCGAGAATTTCGCCGGGAGTGGCTAGTTTGAGGCTGACGGGCCGTTGCGATCGCTCGTCAAATCCCAAAACCCGCACTTGCCCTTGGAACAAAACCAAGACTTGGGCCGGTAGGGTTTGGCGATCGAGCAGTGGTTGCCCCACCCGGTAGCGCAGTAGCTGGGCCCCCTGGAGTAAGCGTTCCAAACTGGCGGAGCTGAGGCGGCTGAACGGATCGATCTCCGCCAGAAACACTTGAATGGGCTGATGGCTAGCAGCTTGAGTCATAACTCCAGGCACGGGCAAAAACGGGTCAAAGCAGTCAGGCGGGGCGATCGAGGCGGGCGGCGATCGGGATTGAGAGCCAAATCAGCGCATGGGTTCACGGCTGGCTAACGGTTTCGCAAATTATGGATCGTTTTTATGGATCATTTGCGGAGTCAGGAGCTGAATCAAGATGGGTCAAATTGGATGGGTCAAATTGCCTTTGATCAAACTAACCGTAGCGGGCGATCGCCCTGGCTCATCCCGATCGCCCTCAACTTCCCGAATCGGAAGCGGCCCAAAGTAACTGGGGCGAACCAAGGGCTTGAATTTGTTCGCGCATCCAGTTTTCAAACATTTCATCGATCATTTGTCGGCGCATGGCTTCATCAAGCTGCGACGGCAAAAACTGTTCCAGCCGCACAATAATAAACCATTCCACCAGGGCACGCGGGGGCCACAATTGACCCGGCTGGCTCACTTCCAACATGCGGGCAATGAAGGGGTGAGGCTGGTTCAGAGGCACGGGCCCCAAAAGACCATTGGTTTGAGCTTCTGGACCTTGGGAATAGGTGCGAGCCATTTCTGCGAAGGAAGACTCGCCCTCTTCAATGCGGTAATAAATTTCCTGGGCCAGCCCTTCATCCTGCACGCGAATCAAGGAGTAGACCACCTTATCGAGGCGGCTCTTTTGACTGACAAAATAGTTTTCTACTTTGCGCCCAAATTGGGACTCTTTGAACTTTTCCAGCCGCATGGGCCGAATGGCCAGCTCTTCAAGCCCTTCAATGGAGAGGTTGTTTTCCTGCATCCAACGGGTAATGTCTGCGTCCTCAATAATCCGATGTTGCTTCCGAAAGTTGATCACGGCCTGTTGCCGTTCTTCTTCGGTGAACTCCACATCGGCGATCGCCCGATCGATCACCAATCCGCGTAGGAATTGCGGCATCAGGTGATAGCGACTGAGCAGCGAGAGCATCTCATGCGCTTGGATAACATTCGGACCAATTTGGAAGAGACCTGCCATGGTGAATTGATTTGCAGCGATTGCAGGCAAAACGAACAAAAAGTGTAAACGAAACGTTAACGACTAACTGGTGATTGGCCAATTGATTCAGTCAGTCATCAACTAACCATTAAGCAGCGATCGGGTAACCATCACAGGGTTGGTGTGGCACTTTGGGGTGCGCATCAGTTTTGTGTTTGGGTTGCCCTGTCAGTTAAGCCGCTCATTCAATCGTGGCTGAACGGGGTGGAGCATGAATCTTCCAAAGAATACCATCGCGCCTGGAATCAAGCCGGATAGGTTGTTGCGTTGGGAAAACGGGTGCTCAATGCCTTGGGGACAGGACATAGGGAACAAAAGCCTTGGCCAGAATGCATTGGAACGCGGGGATAGATCTAGATCATGAATTTGATCACTTCAATCACAAGGGCGGATTAAGGTTGTGGACGCAGGGCCGCCGGGCGAGGTTCCGTTGATGGAAAGTGGCGGCTGTGGCTTGTGTCGGGCGATCGGGCGCGATAGCCTAGGGCGGTGATCTGTTCACCCAATCGCTCGCCATCTTCCTGTTCCGATGACTTCTGAACCCGCCGCATCCCTGGCCTACAGCGACATTCACAATGCCGATTTGTTGAAACTGCTGCCCGGAGATGCCCGATCGATTGTGGAAGTGGGCTGTTTCACAGGGGCCTTGGGACAGGCCTACAAACGAATTAACCCCTTTGCCCAATACATCGGCTTAGAGCAAGATCCAGCGGCGGCCCAAATCGCGGCGGGCCGGCTCGATCGCGTCTATGTGGGCAATGCGGAAGATCCCCAACTGGGGGCAGAAATTCCCCCGGAAAGCATGGATTGCCTGGTTTATGGGGATGTGCTGGAGCATTTCATTAATCCTTGGCAAACCCTGACCCACCATGCACGCTGGCTGGCTCCCGGTGGCCAAGTGATTGCCTGCATTCCCAATATTCAATATTGGGGAGCCATTGTG
This window harbors:
- a CDS encoding ABC transporter transmembrane domain-containing protein, which codes for MTQAASHQPIQVFLAEIDPFSRLSSASLERLLQGAQLLRYRVGQPLLDRQTLPAQVLVLFQGQVRVLGFDERSQRPVSLKLATPGEILGWAGLLRGVACETAIASTETTCISIPAADFLTVMAEEATFRQAWESRCNLCELFSLLSQELQRQADRRGNLKDITLRMLDEVQVMGIPEGIVDEATLERLIDPQLVWLLSGGQAETVSGKLIAGDRLQWAGSGSVTITGGHAARVVGFTQDWLRQRTPQTEAAIAPPPPPVDIVTGNAAPVTEPAPVAAAPVPVPEIPFAPEKPPELPREALLTQPATYPHVRGRGPVNGTLACFQMLNEFVPGLQFRKDRIRRLLEDQLRATGQISMQVCGAIAQTIGFRPQLIQISGVLINRLKAPALTPWKDSFAVIYDISETRIILATPEEGVMRKTPQQFLESWGESGMVLLLEAPVEELPEKFGLSWFVPWILPYKRALIEVVVASFFVQTFGLVQPIITQVIIDKVLGQGSIETMDALGFFMLGVAVFEGILNILRTYLFVDAMNRIDMNVGSAIISHLMRLPLGYFDVRRVGELAGRVNERDSIRNFLTGTALTVFLNAIFSVIYIVVMVVYSWLLTLVALAVVPILGGIIVFAAPIIRQLIRRQAERRADVDSYMVEVISGAQTVKAQNIETKVLWQWQERYARMIQANFKTIMTGTTIGGATSFLNSLSTLALLWAGAYLVIGNQITLGQLIAFKILAGNVTGSLLSLVGAWQQVQEISISVERLADIVDSQPESSDADRDNIPMPELVGSVKFSDLSFRFAETGPLQLANVNLDFAPGTFVGIVGESGSGKSTLMKLLQRLYAPTAGYIQIDGYDISKVELYSLRRQIGMVLQDTLLFTGTVQENIMLANPDATTEEVIHAAKVAAAHDFIMQLPNGYNTVVGERGTGLSGGQRQRIAIARTVLQQPKLLILDEATSALDYNSERQVCNNLAVEFRNRTVFFITHRLNTVLNADSIILMDKGAVVEQGTHEELMAMKGRYYCLFQQQEGSFS
- a CDS encoding peptidylprolyl isomerase, giving the protein MAGLFQIGPNVIQAHEMLSLLSRYHLMPQFLRGLVIDRAIADVEFTEEERQQAVINFRKQHRIIEDADITRWMQENNLSIEGLEELAIRPMRLEKFKESQFGRKVENYFVSQKSRLDKVVYSLIRVQDEGLAQEIYYRIEEGESSFAEMARTYSQGPEAQTNGLLGPVPLNQPHPFIARMLEVSQPGQLWPPRALVEWFIIVRLEQFLPSQLDEAMRRQMIDEMFENWMREQIQALGSPQLLWAASDSGS